A stretch of the Pseudomonas helvetica genome encodes the following:
- the treS gene encoding maltose alpha-D-glucosyltransferase: MAKKPRSATFSNDPLWYKDAVIYQVHVKSYFDSNNDGIGDFPGLIAKLDYIADLGVNTIWLLPFYPSPRRDDGYDIAEYRGVHRDYGTLTDAKRFIAEAHNRGLRVITELVINHTSDQHPWFQRARKAKPGSKARDFYVWSDDDQKYDGTRIIFLDTEKSNWTWDPVAGQYFWHRFYSHQPDLNFDNPQVMKAVLSVMRYWLDLGIDGLRLDAIPYLIERDGTNNENLPETHAVLKQIRAEIDAHYPDRMLLAEANQWPEDTQLYFGDVHGDNGDECHMAFHFPLMPRMYMALAQEDRFPITDILRQTPEIPANCQWAIFLRNHDELTLEMVTDKERDYLWNYYAADRRARINLGIRRRLAPLMERDRRRVELLNSLLLSMPGTPTLYYGDEIGMGDNIYLGDRDGVRTPMQWSIDRNGGFSRADPASLVLPPIMDPLYGYLSVNVETQAGDPHSLLNWTRRMLAIRKQSKAFGRGSLKMLSPSNRRILAYTREYTGDDGKHEIILCVANVSRSAQAAELDLSAFAGMVPVEMLGGNAFPPIGQLNFLLTLAPYGFYWFVLAAENQMPSWHVEPAQSLPDFTTLVLKKRMEELLEAPSRTILEQSALPSWLHNRRWFAGKDSRIETVHIAYGVRFGDPLHPVLFSEIEVASDGQTSRYQLPFGFLAEDQVGAALPQQLALARVRRGRQVGLVTDAFSLDSFVRAVIQAMQAYTVLDASDGEIRFEPSVGLADLNLQADCDVRYLSAEQSNSSAVIGGSVVLKLIRKVASGVHPELEMGAYLTSAGFKHISPLLGSVIRRDRQGEDTLLMIAQGYLSNQGDAWEWTQNNLERAIRDELAEAISEQEQHYNALGELKDFAGMLGQRLGEMHQILAAPGDNPAFGSRVSTHKDQQALAKAIAAQLEHALQLLKQHQARLSPEDQVLVVRLQEQKRAILRHIQELAAKAVGGLQMRVHGDLHLGQVLVIKGDAYLIDFEGEPARPLHERRGKHSPYKDVSGVLRSFDYAAAMALDGQGVEVTAQTLAARQRVTERYLREATATFVQAYRQAAASLAHAWQDPAAEDAALALFCLEKAAYEVGYEAENRPAWLPVPLHGLYGLLSGLKPFSYVSGEQS; this comes from the coding sequence ATGGCGAAGAAACCCAGGTCAGCCACCTTCAGCAATGACCCGCTCTGGTACAAGGATGCGGTGATTTATCAGGTTCACGTAAAGTCCTATTTCGACTCTAACAACGACGGAATCGGCGACTTTCCCGGTTTGATCGCCAAACTGGATTACATCGCCGATCTGGGCGTCAACACCATCTGGTTGCTGCCGTTTTACCCCTCGCCACGCCGCGACGATGGCTACGACATTGCTGAATACCGTGGCGTACACCGCGACTACGGAACGCTCACCGACGCCAAGCGCTTTATAGCCGAGGCTCACAATCGTGGCTTGCGGGTGATCACCGAGTTGGTCATCAACCACACCTCCGACCAACATCCCTGGTTTCAACGGGCGCGCAAGGCCAAGCCAGGCTCAAAGGCGCGGGACTTTTATGTCTGGTCCGATGACGATCAAAAGTACGACGGCACGCGGATCATTTTTCTCGACACCGAGAAGTCCAATTGGACCTGGGACCCGGTGGCCGGCCAATACTTCTGGCACCGTTTTTATTCGCATCAACCGGACCTGAACTTCGACAACCCGCAGGTCATGAAAGCCGTGCTCTCGGTGATGCGCTACTGGCTGGACCTGGGCATCGACGGCCTGCGCCTGGATGCGATTCCCTATTTGATCGAGCGTGACGGCACCAACAACGAGAACCTGCCCGAGACCCATGCGGTGCTCAAGCAGATTCGCGCCGAGATCGACGCCCATTACCCGGACCGCATGCTGCTGGCCGAAGCCAACCAGTGGCCGGAAGACACTCAGTTGTATTTCGGTGATGTTCATGGCGATAACGGCGACGAATGCCACATGGCCTTTCACTTCCCGCTGATGCCGCGGATGTACATGGCGCTGGCCCAGGAAGACCGTTTTCCGATCACCGATATTTTGCGTCAGACGCCGGAGATTCCGGCCAACTGCCAATGGGCGATTTTCCTGCGCAACCATGATGAGCTGACCCTGGAGATGGTCACCGACAAGGAGCGCGATTACCTGTGGAACTACTACGCGGCTGACCGCCGCGCGCGGATCAACCTCGGCATTCGTCGACGCCTGGCACCGCTGATGGAGCGTGACCGGCGCCGCGTCGAGCTGCTCAACAGCCTGCTGCTGTCGATGCCCGGGACGCCGACGCTGTACTACGGCGACGAAATCGGCATGGGCGACAATATCTATCTTGGTGACCGCGATGGCGTGCGCACGCCGATGCAGTGGTCGATCGACCGTAATGGCGGGTTTTCCCGCGCCGACCCGGCGAGCCTGGTGCTGCCGCCGATCATGGACCCGCTCTACGGTTACTTGTCGGTGAACGTCGAAACCCAGGCGGGCGATCCGCATTCATTGCTGAACTGGACCCGGCGCATGCTGGCGATCCGCAAGCAGTCCAAGGCCTTCGGTCGGGGCAGCTTGAAAATGCTCTCGCCGAGCAACCGGCGGATTCTGGCGTATACCCGTGAATACACCGGTGATGACGGTAAACACGAAATCATCCTTTGCGTGGCCAACGTCTCGCGCAGTGCCCAGGCGGCTGAGCTGGACCTTTCGGCCTTCGCTGGCATGGTTCCCGTGGAAATGCTCGGCGGCAATGCTTTCCCGCCGATTGGCCAGCTCAACTTTCTGCTGACCCTGGCGCCGTACGGCTTTTACTGGTTTGTGCTGGCAGCGGAAAACCAGATGCCGAGCTGGCACGTCGAGCCTGCGCAAAGCCTGCCGGACTTCACCACTCTGGTACTAAAAAAACGCATGGAAGAGCTGCTCGAGGCGCCATCGCGCACCATTCTGGAGCAAAGTGCGCTGCCGAGCTGGTTGCACAATCGACGTTGGTTCGCCGGCAAGGACTCCCGTATCGAAACGGTGCACATTGCTTACGGTGTGCGTTTTGGTGATCCGCTGCATCCGGTGCTGTTCAGCGAAATCGAGGTGGCCAGCGACGGTCAGACCAGCCGTTATCAACTGCCGTTCGGGTTTCTCGCCGAAGACCAGGTGGGCGCCGCATTGCCGCAGCAACTGGCGTTGGCGCGAGTTCGGCGCGGGCGGCAAGTGGGCTTGGTGACGGACGCGTTCAGTCTCGACAGCTTCGTTCGTGCGGTGATCCAGGCGATGCAGGCGTACACGGTGCTGGACGCCAGTGACGGCGAAATTCGTTTCGAGCCGAGCGTCGGGCTGGCGGACCTCAATCTGCAGGCTGACTGCGATGTGCGCTACTTGTCGGCCGAGCAATCCAACAGCTCCGCGGTGATTGGCGGCAGCGTGGTGCTCAAGCTGATCCGCAAGGTCGCCAGCGGCGTGCATCCGGAGCTGGAGATGGGCGCATACCTGACGTCCGCCGGGTTCAAGCATATTTCACCGCTGCTCGGCTCGGTGATTCGCCGTGATCGGCAAGGTGAAGACACTCTGCTGATGATCGCCCAAGGGTATCTGAGCAATCAGGGCGATGCCTGGGAATGGACCCAGAACAACCTTGAGCGGGCGATTCGCGATGAGTTGGCCGAGGCCATCTCCGAGCAGGAACAGCACTACAACGCGCTCGGTGAATTGAAAGATTTCGCTGGCATGCTCGGTCAGCGGCTCGGGGAAATGCACCAGATACTGGCCGCGCCCGGTGACAACCCGGCGTTTGGTTCGCGGGTCAGTACGCACAAGGATCAGCAGGCATTGGCGAAAGCGATTGCTGCACAGCTGGAGCACGCCTTGCAGTTGCTCAAACAGCATCAGGCCCGGCTGAGCCCGGAGGACCAGGTGTTGGTGGTGCGTTTGCAGGAGCAGAAGAGAGCCATCCTCAGGCACATTCAGGAGCTGGCGGCAAAAGCGGTGGGCGGTTTGCAGATGCGTGTCCACGGTGATCTGCACCTGGGCCAGGTGCTGGTGATCAAGGGTGATGCCTACCTGATCGATTTCGAGGGGGAACCGGCGCGGCCATTGCATGAGCGAAGAGGCAAGCACAGTCCGTACAAGGATGTCAGCGGCGTGCTGCGTTCGTTCGATTACGCAGCGGCGATGGCCCTGGATGGGCAAGGGGTTGAAGTCACCGCGCAGACGCTGGCAGCACGTCAACGGGTGACGGAGCGTTATTTGCGTGAGGCCACCGCAACGTTTGTTCAGGCGTATCGGCAGGCAGCAGCTAGTCTTGCTCATGCTTGGCAGGATCCTGCAGCCGAAGACGCTGCACTGGCGTTGTTCTGCCTGGAGAAGGCGGCCTATGAAGTGGGGTATGAAGCGGAAAATCGTCCTGCCTGGTTGCCTGTGCCATTGCACGGTTTATACGGGTTGTTGAGTGGACTCAAACCCTTTTCCTATGTGAGTGGAGAGCAGTCATGA
- a CDS encoding alpha-1,4-glucan--maltose-1-phosphate maltosyltransferase: protein MTTEKPTELQYNPQLPLSQALLLPRIIIENTMPVIDGGQFAAKAIERQAVTVTSKVFADGHDTLAVRVRWRAEADSIWQSEVMTDLGNNTWQGQFSVAMPGRYRFCIEAWIDQFASFCHELEKKHTAGVPVSLELQEGRIQVLQAAERSDGPLSKKLTALHHELAGLLETEQVALFLHPRSARLMAEADLRPYLSLSLEYPLDVERERAQFASWYELFPRSITDDPDRHGTFNDVHSRLAMIQDMGFDVLYFPPIHPIGRSYRKGPNNALTAGPDDHGSPYAIGGIEGGHEAIHPQLGSREDFRRLVKAAAAHGLEIALDFAIQCSQDHPWLKQHPGWFNWRPDGTIKYAENPPKKYQDIVNVDFYASEAIPSLWLELRDIVVGWVEEGVKIFRVDNPHTKPLPFWQWLIGDVRALYPEVIFLAEAFTTPAMMARLGKVGYSQSYTYFTWRNTKHELVTYLTELNQSPWRECFRPNFFVNTPDINPGFLHESGRAGFLIRAALATMGSGLWGMYSGFELCESAPVPGKEEYLDSEKYEIRVRDFTAPGNIIAEIAQLNRIRRQNPALHSHLGLQVYNVWNDNILYFGKRTADGSNFILVAVSLDPFNAQEGHFELPLWEMGLPDDAVTQGEDMMNGHRWDWHGKTQWMRIEPWNQPFGIWRITAT from the coding sequence ATGACGACTGAAAAACCGACGGAGCTGCAGTACAACCCGCAACTGCCACTGTCGCAGGCTTTGCTGCTGCCGCGGATTATTATCGAAAACACCATGCCGGTGATCGATGGCGGCCAGTTCGCGGCCAAGGCTATCGAACGGCAGGCGGTGACGGTGACCAGCAAGGTTTTTGCCGACGGTCACGATACGCTTGCGGTGCGCGTGCGTTGGCGTGCCGAGGCCGACTCGATTTGGCAGAGCGAAGTCATGACCGATCTCGGTAATAACACCTGGCAGGGGCAGTTCAGCGTCGCAATGCCGGGTAGGTATCGGTTTTGTATCGAGGCCTGGATCGATCAGTTCGCCAGTTTCTGTCATGAACTGGAAAAGAAGCACACAGCGGGTGTGCCGGTCAGCCTGGAGCTGCAAGAAGGGCGCATCCAGGTGCTGCAGGCGGCGGAGCGCAGTGACGGTCCGTTGAGCAAGAAGCTTACGGCGCTGCACCATGAGCTGGCCGGGCTGCTTGAAACCGAGCAAGTCGCGCTGTTTCTGCACCCACGCAGTGCCCGGTTGATGGCCGAGGCCGATCTGCGTCCCTACCTCAGCCTGAGTCTGGAGTACCCGCTGGACGTCGAGCGCGAACGTGCGCAGTTCGCCAGTTGGTATGAATTGTTTCCCCGCTCGATCACCGATGATCCGGATCGCCACGGTACGTTCAACGATGTGCACTCACGTCTGGCGATGATCCAGGACATGGGCTTCGACGTGCTGTACTTCCCGCCGATCCACCCGATTGGTCGCAGCTATCGCAAAGGTCCCAACAACGCCCTGACTGCCGGCCCCGATGACCACGGCAGCCCGTACGCCATCGGCGGTATCGAGGGGGGGCACGAGGCGATTCACCCGCAGTTGGGCAGTCGCGAGGACTTCCGTCGTCTGGTCAAGGCCGCCGCCGCACACGGGCTGGAGATCGCGCTGGATTTCGCGATTCAATGCTCCCAGGACCATCCGTGGCTGAAGCAGCATCCGGGCTGGTTCAACTGGCGGCCGGACGGCACCATCAAATACGCCGAAAACCCGCCGAAGAAATACCAGGACATCGTCAACGTCGACTTCTACGCCAGCGAGGCGATTCCCAGCCTGTGGCTGGAGCTGCGGGACATCGTGGTCGGCTGGGTCGAGGAGGGCGTGAAGATCTTCCGGGTCGACAATCCGCACACCAAACCCTTGCCGTTCTGGCAGTGGCTGATCGGCGATGTGCGGGCGTTGTATCCCGAGGTGATCTTCCTGGCCGAGGCCTTTACCACCCCGGCGATGATGGCGCGCCTGGGCAAGGTCGGTTACTCCCAGAGCTACACCTACTTCACCTGGCGTAACACCAAGCACGAATTGGTGACGTACCTCACCGAGCTGAACCAGTCGCCCTGGCGCGAGTGCTTCCGGCCCAACTTTTTCGTCAATACGCCCGACATCAATCCAGGCTTTCTCCATGAGTCGGGCCGCGCCGGCTTTCTGATCCGGGCTGCGCTGGCGACCATGGGCTCGGGCCTGTGGGGCATGTATTCGGGGTTTGAACTGTGCGAGTCGGCGCCAGTGCCGGGCAAGGAGGAATACCTCGACTCCGAGAAGTATGAAATCCGTGTCCGGGACTTTACTGCGCCGGGCAACATCATCGCCGAGATCGCCCAGCTCAACCGTATTCGCCGGCAAAACCCGGCCTTGCACAGCCATTTGGGTCTTCAGGTCTACAACGTGTGGAACGACAACATTCTGTACTTCGGTAAACGCACGGCCGATGGCAGCAATTTTATTCTGGTGGCGGTCAGCCTCGACCCGTTCAACGCCCAAGAGGGGCACTTCGAATTGCCACTGTGGGAGATGGGCTTGCCCGACGACGCGGTGACCCAGGGTGAAGACATGATGAACGGCCACCGCTGGGACTGGCACGGCAAGACTCAATGGATGCGCATCGAGCCGTGGAACCAGCCGTTCGGGATTTGGCGGATAACGGCAACTTGA
- the glgB gene encoding 1,4-alpha-glucan branching protein GlgB: protein MTEPSLREQGQVKEALLPAARDIEALVRAEYQDPFAILGPHADGAGGQFIRAYLPDALSVQVIARDSGEELGSLNPTEVPGLFVGHFDRAQAYLLRTRWAGGEQTAEDPYSFGPLLGEMDLYLFAEGNHRDLSACLGAQLKNVEGVDGVRFAVWAPNARRVSVVGDFNVWDGRRHPMRLRHPSGVWELFVPRLQAGEAYKYEILGAHGILPLKADPVALATQLPPDTASKVASPLHIEWQDQDWMQTRGERHRPSAPLSIYELHAGSWQCEVDDVGEVARQYHWGELAEHLIPYVQKLGFTHIELMPIMEHPFGGSWGYQPLSQFAPSARYGSPSDFAAFVNACHLADIGVILDWVPAHFPTDTHGLAQFDGTALYEYGNPLEGFHQDWDTLIYNLGRTEVHGFMLASALHWLKHFHVDGLRVDAVASMLYRDYSRKAGEWVPNRHGGRENLEAIDFVRHLNDVIDLEAPGALVIAEESTAWPGVSQGTQHGGLGFDYKWNMGWMHDSLHYIQQDPVYRAHHHNELSFGLVYAWSERFILPISHDEVVHGKHSLIDKMPGDRWQKFANLRAYLSFMWGHPGKKLLFMGCEFGQWREWNHDQQLDWYLLQYPEHRGVQKLVTDLNQLYREEPALHDQDDVPQGFQWLIGDDAMNSVYAWLRWSKEGRPVLVVANFTPVPRPAYRIGVPIGGRWNEVFNSDAGIYAGSNYGNGGGVMTEEEGSHGQPLSLVLNLPPLAVLMLRPEG, encoded by the coding sequence ATGACGGAGCCATCATTGAGGGAGCAGGGACAGGTGAAAGAAGCGCTGCTGCCAGCGGCGCGAGACATTGAGGCGCTGGTGCGCGCCGAGTATCAGGATCCCTTTGCGATACTCGGACCCCATGCAGATGGGGCCGGCGGTCAGTTCATTCGTGCCTACCTGCCGGACGCCTTGAGCGTGCAGGTGATCGCCCGTGACTCCGGCGAAGAACTCGGCAGCTTGAACCCGACCGAAGTGCCGGGGTTGTTCGTCGGGCATTTCGACCGGGCACAGGCTTATCTGTTGCGTACCCGATGGGCGGGTGGCGAGCAGACCGCAGAGGACCCTTACAGCTTCGGTCCGTTGTTGGGCGAGATGGATTTGTATCTGTTCGCCGAGGGCAATCACCGGGACCTCAGTGCGTGTCTGGGGGCGCAGCTGAAGAACGTCGAGGGTGTCGACGGCGTGCGTTTTGCCGTGTGGGCGCCGAATGCCCGGCGGGTCTCGGTGGTCGGCGATTTCAACGTCTGGGATGGTCGTCGTCACCCGATGCGGCTGCGTCATCCGTCCGGGGTCTGGGAGCTGTTTGTTCCGCGCTTGCAGGCCGGTGAAGCGTACAAGTACGAAATTCTCGGTGCCCACGGGATTCTGCCGCTGAAGGCTGACCCCGTGGCACTGGCGACACAGCTACCGCCTGACACAGCCTCGAAAGTCGCCTCACCGTTGCATATCGAATGGCAGGATCAGGACTGGATGCAGACACGCGGCGAGCGCCACCGGCCGAGCGCGCCGCTGTCGATCTATGAGCTGCATGCCGGTTCCTGGCAGTGCGAAGTGGATGACGTCGGTGAAGTGGCGCGCCAATACCATTGGGGCGAGCTGGCCGAGCATCTGATCCCTTATGTGCAGAAACTCGGCTTCACCCATATTGAACTGATGCCGATCATGGAGCACCCGTTCGGCGGTTCCTGGGGGTATCAGCCATTATCGCAATTCGCCCCGAGCGCCCGTTACGGCTCGCCCAGTGACTTTGCCGCGTTCGTCAACGCCTGCCACCTGGCCGATATCGGTGTGATCCTCGATTGGGTGCCGGCGCATTTTCCCACCGATACCCATGGCCTCGCGCAGTTCGACGGCACCGCGCTGTACGAGTACGGCAACCCGCTCGAAGGTTTTCACCAGGACTGGGACACGCTGATTTACAACCTCGGACGCACCGAAGTACATGGCTTCATGCTGGCGTCGGCGTTGCACTGGCTCAAGCATTTTCACGTCGATGGGCTGCGGGTCGATGCAGTGGCTTCGATGCTGTATCGCGACTATTCACGCAAGGCCGGCGAGTGGGTACCCAATCGCCATGGCGGTCGGGAGAACCTCGAAGCCATCGATTTTGTCCGCCACCTCAACGATGTGATCGACCTCGAAGCACCCGGAGCGCTGGTGATTGCCGAGGAGTCGACGGCCTGGCCGGGCGTCAGCCAGGGCACGCAGCATGGCGGGTTAGGGTTCGACTACAAATGGAACATGGGCTGGATGCACGATTCGCTGCATTACATTCAGCAGGACCCGGTCTACCGCGCCCATCATCACAACGAGCTGAGCTTTGGCCTGGTTTACGCATGGTCCGAACGCTTCATCCTGCCGATTTCCCACGACGAAGTGGTCCACGGCAAACACTCGCTGATCGACAAGATGCCCGGCGATCGCTGGCAGAAGTTCGCCAACTTGCGTGCCTACCTGAGTTTCATGTGGGGGCACCCGGGTAAAAAACTGCTGTTCATGGGCTGTGAGTTCGGCCAGTGGCGCGAATGGAATCACGATCAGCAGCTGGATTGGTACTTGCTGCAATACCCGGAACACCGCGGCGTGCAAAAACTGGTGACCGACCTCAACCAGCTCTACCGCGAAGAGCCGGCGCTGCACGATCAGGACGATGTGCCGCAGGGCTTCCAATGGCTGATCGGCGATGACGCGATGAACAGCGTCTATGCCTGGCTGCGTTGGAGCAAGGAAGGGCGGCCGGTGCTGGTAGTGGCTAACTTTACACCG